The Euwallacea similis isolate ESF13 chromosome 12, ESF131.1, whole genome shotgun sequence region ttttaacgaacaaCAAGGAAGATATTCAGGGTGGACTCTTTTTCctgggtcaccctgtataagttgCGATAATGTCCGTCAGATGGAAGAAGGAGGATCAATTCGATTTAAACTATCTACTTTTTGGCCATGGGCGGTCACGAGGTGGGGACAGAAGAGTATGGCCGCATGGCCACATGGTTGTTTGTGAAGATAAAGTGCAGTTATGAACTCTTTTGAAGAATATCTACTACGGGAATACCCGAATTGCCTGAACAGTAAGTGGCAATGAATATTATCAAAAGTGAAAAGCAATGGACGCATCCAGGAGCATTTCATTCAACCTTTTCTTTTAGACACTCTACCTAATTATGTACGATGTGCCTCTCCAACAAACCTACAATTTGCAGAAAATGCATTTAGGAGaacattaaataattctttggAGCTAGTGTACGTAGGTCCATACAAATGGCGAAAGGCACCATTCTGCCGTTGGTTTGTGGAATACTCACTCAAGAGTGGAGAAGCTATTCCAAATAATAGTCAAGAgcgaaaaaatttatttaagaaaattactgATTATAAGCCAGCTAATACAGTGGTTGTAGATAAATGCATTAAAGAACCAAACATTCTGGCAGTTATTTATGGAATAAAAGGGGGATGCACTTGCGCAAGGCCAAATTTTGATATTGCCTCCAAAAGACCTCTGGAGTGGCTTCTATTCGAGACAGATTTCAATAAGCTTTGCATTAAGGAAGAGGTATCTACTtacatttcaataatattttaaattagcataactgattttttaacttatttcaGGTTGAATAGTCTTGGCATGCATCAGACgaatttttcttgtttattcTATAGcaatgttataaaaattaaaatgatagtgtaataattaatatttttcatatttgtgTATCGTAAATTGTGttgaaaacattt contains the following coding sequences:
- the LOC136412655 gene encoding uncharacterized protein — encoded protein: MNSFEEYLLREYPNCLNNTLPNYVRCASPTNLQFAENAFRRTLNNSLELVYVGPYKWRKAPFCRWFVEYSLKSGEAIPNNSQERKNLFKKITDYKPANTVVVDKCIKEPNILAVIYGIKGGCTCARPNFDIASKRPLEWLLFETDFNKLCIKEEVE